A portion of the Diprion similis isolate iyDipSimi1 chromosome 4, iyDipSimi1.1, whole genome shotgun sequence genome contains these proteins:
- the LOC124405569 gene encoding uncharacterized protein LOC124405569 yields the protein MDNNKTKTNVGDRQLEEFAGDPFARRDSIGRSPPSTPTADLVSFAEAVVPRAMPNKGAIPKARSEGKINWGGPFAGMAMTLSLGRASEKSPASAGGDEAKKARDAVTALAKAIEEMNRFTREHKNAHASLKEGLSKAALLMRQVERGWCWAEKELGRSGGTAERATTSKSTQTEAQPRTAEREDALPRSDQEMDGLIGGAKRKQTSPCASATEKRPCPEAGSMEAGAARAVNLTQAEEGWTLAAKRVRPKRRKRGAAGPPTQLKTPQQQQQQQHAQQRKSQQGALKIGGRRQVRPDAVLIKTTGGAANYAEVLKKIKRQVDPEKTGAQIAAVKKTRGGDVLVELKRGSSGVQALRDAVAGALGQGSKVAALEPMLTVEVRDLDDVTEAGEVKEALTSTLQVECAEEVRMRRGYNGTQVALIRLPERTARRILAVGKIKVGWCICRIRERVTVVKCFRCQGYGHRSGECVGADCSNACRRCGKAGHKEKDCQDSPSCVLCGRNNWRADHFTGSGRCRAFREELTKAKVRHNRDSALETRRTGVREKASQEAALLSPSNREVEFRRRVGSVSRAAQDLLAQTAAALGVSILLVSEPSNTGKAGLWMPDRKGDAAIAATRNFTGNITPGGKGEGFVWAEINQTYVFSCYFSPNARIEDFERQLDELEAQARALGNRILIAGDFNAKSPLWGSERWDDRGRIVADFLARLDLIPINTGEAPTWKRAATGSKSVIDITVGSPCVAAEMREWRVLEEESLSDHSYIYMEWAHISSGNRTQRGSGGYLGTTGWVSRKLDKAAMVNSLAEEKRKRGSRPTDTGDSEVDALMNTIIRACDAGMPRRKPPRGKPAAHWWTDRIAQLRRECVSARRRAQRARAKSREADASMAAYRTAKRDLRNEIKASKARCWEELLQAVDEDPWGLPYKLVTKKLGVLRQPDDPVTVENILTELFPVHRQSERSILGAAATGPHPEPFTLTELYHAARRISGGKAPGPDGVPGEALAVVAENYPEALLRAFNECLQQGSFHPRWKRQRLVLLPKGQAKEGSGQKYRPISLIDVTGKLLERLLHARLEAALDASGGLADNQYGFRRGRSTIHAIDEVVDIARKANERKGRFATPCLMVLLDVKNAFNAVGHQVILDALERRNGMPAYLVGMVGSYLEDRLLLYRTSEGEKTRRLSAGVPQGSVLGPLLWNVAYDDLLRMKMPDGVTTVGFADDVALVVTARTTDLLEAKTTEAVSSAWAWLTQRGLDLAEKKTEVVVLTRRYTLNVNPIQVKGHEVTPTGSAKYLGVTIDAKLNFAEHVQQAASKAMVVAASIGRLMPNIGGPVSGRRRLLASVTYSVALYGAPVWADALSTQRNRSRLEAAGRACALRVVSAYRTVSTPAAMVLAGLIPLHLLAAERKRISDAETRGGRLSKLARGRLRRDEREQTVKKWDEEWRAENKGAWTRVAIPSVMPWFDRGHGRMNFHLTQGLTGHGCFGAYLHRIGREETAKCHHCGEALDDANHTWFVCKAWNMQREDMWRATGRVQGIQDLVKAMLEGPEKWKAAADFTDAVLRAKEEAERRRRREGRTVGQQANGAALPQSQRMCSTSTWGASPGDPEHPETSPALATGRRTRPGMRRASNCDSIADSEGTEVQCRTMERIADDNATPRRRCQHRQGEQRSTAQKWPTAHDSDGRQRTAAMAEEARQRPNVGRSGQPLTGYRAPTKAARGQHLTGDRGSARRLTSRASGARAAEATPPLECAESAETAWAAQCNTRRDQDITQGDSNLRGEVSISYISSDLAAICELYRGLDLLSDSIVSTPNKHGLTIGEISRRDKW from the exons ATGgataataacaaaacaaaaacaaacgtaGGAGATAGGCAGTTAGAGGAGTTTGCCGGAGATCCCTTCGCAAGAAGGGATAGCATCGGGAGGTCACCGCCGTCAACACCTACGGCGGATCTGGTTTCCTTCGCTGAAGCGGTAGTCCCGAGGGCCATGCCGAACAAGGGAGCAATCCCAAAAGCAAGGTCGGAGGGAAAGATTAACTGGGGTGGGCCGTTCGCAGGAATGGCGATGACCCTCAGCCTAGGGAGGGCGTCCGAGAAGTCCCCGGCCTCTGCGGGAGGCGATGAAGCAAAGAAGGCAAGGGATGCAGTGACTGCCCTTGCTAAAGCGATTGAGGAGATGAACCGCTTCACCAGGGAGCACAAAAACGCTCATGCCTCCCTGAAAGAAGGTCTCAGCAAGGCTGCCCTGCTGATGAGGCAGGTGGAACGAGGGTGGTGCTGGGCGGAGAAGGAGCTCGGCAGATCTGGGGGCACCGCCGAACGCGCTACGACATCGAAGTCAACCCAGACGGAGGCGCAACCACGCACGGCTGAGCGGGAAGATGCCCTCCCGCGATCGGACCAAGAAATGGACGGCCTCATTGGCGGGGCCAAGAGGAAGCAGACCTCCCCGTGCGCTAGCGCAACCGAAAAGCGCCCATGCCCAGAGGCAGGTTCGATGGAGGCAGGGGCTGCGAGGGCGGTCAACCTTACCCAAGCGGAGGAAGGCTGGACGCTAGCGGCCAAGAGGGTCCGGCCCAAGAGAAGGAAGCGCGGGGCCGCTGGACCCCCGACGCAGCTGAAAACGccgcaacagcagcagcaacagcagcatgCACAGCAGAGGAAGAGCCAGCAGGGTGCCCTGAAGATTGGCGGCCGGCGACAGGTGAGGCCGGACGCGGTCCTCATTAAGACGACGGGTGGGGCGGCTAACTACGCCGAGGTCCTCAAGAAGATCAAGCGGCAGGTGGACCCAGAAAAAACCGGGGCCCAGATTGCCGCGGTAAAAAAGACCAGGGGGGGAGACGTCCTGGTCGAGCTGAAGCGGGGCAGCAGTGGAGTCCAGGCCCTGAGGGACGCAGTGGCGGGGGCACTAGGGCAAGGCAGCAAGGTGGCAGCCCTTGAGCCTATGCTCACAGTTGAGGTCAGAGATCTCGACGATGTCACCGAGGCGGGTGAAGTGAAGGAGGCGCTGACCAGCACCCTACAAGTCGAATGTGCTGAAGAAGTGAGAATGAGGAGAGGGTATAATGGGACCCAGGTCGCGTTAATACGGCTTCCGGAGCGAACGGCCAGAAGGATCCTGGCCGTTGGTAAGATCAAGGTAGGCTGGTGTATTTGTAGGATACGCGAACGAGTCACCGTGGTCAAGTGCTTTCGGTGCCAAGGATACGGCCACCGGAGCGGGGAGTGCGTGGGAGCGGACTGCTCCAACGCGTGCAGGAGATGCGGTAAGGCGGGTCATAAGGAGAAGGACTGCCAGGACAGCCCGAGCTGCGTACTGTGCGGCAGGAATAACTGGAGGGCCGACCACTTTACAGGGAGTGGAAGATGCAGGGCCTTCAGAGAAGAGCTGACGAAGGCGAAGGTGAGGCACAACAGGGACTCGGCCCTGGAGACCCGGAGGACTGGTGTCAGGGAAAAAGCTAGCCAGGAAGCAGCGCTTCTTTCTCCCAGCAACCGCGAGGTGGAGTTCCGAAGGAGGGTCGGATCCGT GAGTCGAGCCGCCCAGGACCTACTCGCGCAGACCGCGGCGGCTTTGGGGGTTAGCATCCTGCTGGTATCCGAGCCTAGCAACACGGGCAAGGCAGGACTGTGGATGCCCGACCGTAAGGGGGATGCGGCGATCGCAGCAACGCGGAACTTCACTGGCAACATAACACCGGGTGGAAAAGGTGAGGGCTTCGTATGGGCTGAAATTAACCAGACCTATGTTTTCAGCTGCTACTTTTCGCCCAACGCGAGGATCGAGGACTTTGAGAGGCAACTTGACGAGCTGGAGGCGCAGGCCAGAGCACTGGGTAACAGAATCCTCATAGCGGGCGACTTCAACGCGAAGTCACCTTTGTGGGGGTCTGAGAGATGGGACGACAGGGGCCGAATCGTGGCGGACTTTCTAGCCAGGCTTGACCTCATCCCAATAAACACGGGGGAAGCTCCGACCTGGAAGAGAGCGGCTACTGGCTCGAAGTCGGTCATCGACATCACGGTTGGCAGCCCTTGCGTGGCAGCCGAGATGCGCGAATGGAGGGTCCTGGAGGAAGAGAGCTTGAGCGACCACAGCTACATCTACATGGAGTGGGCGCACATCAGCTCGGGCAACCGGACGCAGCGAGGAAGCGGAGGCTATCTAGGGACAACAGGCTGGGTCTCCAGGAAGCTAGACAAGGCGGCCATGGTGAACTCCCTCGCCGAGGAGAAGCGGAAACGCGGGAGCCGACCAACAGATACCGGCGACTCGGAGGTCGACGCGCTGATGAATACCATCATTAGGGCATGCGACGCAGGCATGCCAAGAAGGAAGCCCCCTCGAGGCAAGCCCGCAGCGCACTGGTGGACCGATCGGATCGCCCAGCTCCGACGGGAATGCGTAAGCGCCAGGAGACGGGCTCAGCGCGCACGAGCTAAAAGCAGGGAGGCGGACGCCAGCATGGCAGCCTACCGGACGGCGAAGCGGGACCTCAGAAACGAGATCAAAGCCAGCAAGGCCAGGTGCTGGGAGGAGCTCTTGCAGGCGGTGGATGAGGACCCGTGGGGGCTGCCGTATAAACTAGTCACCAAGAAGCTGGGAGTGCTACGGCAGCCGGACGACCCGGTGACCGTGGAAAACATATTAACCGAGTTGTTTCCGGTCCACAGGCAGTCGGAGAGGAGCATCCTCGGGGCAGCCGCAACTGGCCCCCACCCCGAGCCCTTCACCTTGACGGAGCTGTACCACGCAGCTAGGAGGATCAGCGGAGGCAAGGCACCTGGCCCCGACGGCGTGCCTGGGGAAGCCCTGGCAGTGGTCGCGGAGAACTACCCGGAGGCACTGCTCAGGGCGTTCAACGAGTGCCTACAACAGGGGAGTTTTCACCCGAGGTGGAAGCGGCAGAGGCTGGTCCTGCTACCGAAGGGACAGGCCAAAGAGGGAAGCGGGCAAAAATACCGGCCCATCAGCCTGATCGATGTGACGGGGAAGCTGCTTGAGAGGCTCCTGCATGCCAGGTTGGAGGCCGCCCTCGACGCGTCTGGGGGCTTAGCTGACAACCAGTACGGCTTCCGAAGGGGCAGGTCCACGATCCACGCCATCGACGAGGTCGTTGACATCGCGAGGAAAGCTAACGAGCGGAAAGGTCGCTTCGCTACCCCCTGCTTGATGGTGCTTTTGGACGTCAAAAACGCCTTCAATGCAGTTGGGCACCAAGTCATACTGGACGCGCTGGAAAGGAGAAACGGCATGCCGGCGTACCTCGTCGGGATGGTCGGGAGCTACCTGGAAGACAGGCTGCTTCTGTACCGTACCAGCGAGGGAGAAAAAACCCGTCGGCTTTCAGCGGGTGTGCCGCAGGGGTCGGTCCTCGGGCCGCTGCTGTGGAACGTGGCGTACGACGACCTCCTCCGCATGAAAATGCCGGATGGAGTAACCACCGTGGGCTTTGCAGACGACGTGGCGCTGGTGGTGACGGCGAGGACGACTGACCTTCTTGAGGCCAAAACCACCGAGGCAGTGAGTAGCGCCTGGGCATGGCTGACGCAAAGAGGACTGGACCTGGCGGAGAAGAAGACGGAAGTGGTGGTGCTCACGCGGCGCTACACGCTGAATGTCAACCCGATCCAGGTCAAGGGGCACGAGGTCACTCCCACGGGAAGCGCGAAGTATCTCGGCGTGACCATCGACGCCAAGCTAAACTTTGCTGAGCATGTCCAGCAGGCAGCCAGCAAGGCAATGGTTGTGGCGGCGTCCATTGGGAGGCTAATGCCCAATATTGGGGGTCCGGTCAGCGGCAGGAGAAGACTCCTGGCCAGCGTCACCTACTCCGTGGCGTTGTACGGGGCTCCGGTGTGGGCCGACGCCCTAAGCACGCAGAGAAATAGGAGCAGACTTGAGGCGGCGGGAAGGGCCTGCGCCCTCCGAGTGGTGTCAGCATACCGCACGGTCTCGACGCCGGCCGCCATGGTGCTAGCGGGACTAATCCCCCTTCACCTCCTGGCTGCTGAGCGCAAAAGAATATCAGACGCGGAGACGCGAGGCGGGAGGCTGAGTAAGCTGGCTAGAGGCAGGCTCAGACGCGACGAACGGGAGCAGACGGTCAAGAAATGGGACGAGGAATGGAGGGCGGAGAACAAGGGGGCATGGACGAGGGTCGCAATACCCTCTGTCATGCCCTGGTTTGACAGGGGACACGGCCGGATGAATTTCCACCTCACACAGGGGCTAACTGGCCATGGATGCTTCGGTGCGTACCTACATCGCATTGGAAGGGAAGAGACAGCAAAGTGCCACCACTGCGGCGAGGCCTTGGACGACGCAAACCATACCTGGTTTGTATGTAAAGCCTGGAACATGCAGAGGGAAGATATGTGGAGGGCCACGGGACGCGTCCAGGGTATCCAGGACCTAGTGAAGGCGATGCTCGAAGGCCCAGAGAAGTGGAAAGCCGCGGCTGATTTTACCGACGCAGTGCTGCGCGCGAAGGAAGAGGCTGAgcgaaggagaagaagggAAGGCCGGACAGTGGGTCAGCAGGCTAACGGCGCGGCCTTGCCTCAATCGCAAAGAATGTGCAGCACGAGCACCTGGGGAGCAAGCCCGGGTGACCCAGAACATCCGGAGACATCGCCGGCGCTGGCCACCGGCCGACGGACTCGACCTGGAATGCGCCGAGCCAGCAATTGCGACAGCATAGCTGACAGCGAGGGCACAGAAGTGCAATGCAG GACGATGGAGCGCATAGCTGACGATAATGCAACTCCAAGAAGAAGGTGTCAGCACCGCCAAGGCGAGCAGCGCAGCACAGCGCAAAAATGGCCGACAGCGCACGACAGTGATGGCCGACAGCGTACGGCAGCGATGGCCGAAGAAGCGAGGCAACGCCCCAACGTCGGGCGGAGCGGCCAGCCGCTGACCGGCTACCGAGCGCCGACCAAGGCGGCACGGGGGCAGCACCTCACGGGTGACCGAGGCAGCGCTAGGCGACTGACGTCACGCGCAAGCGGGGCCCGGGCTGCCGAGGCGACGCCGCCGCTGGAATGCGCCGAGTCAGCGGAAACCGCGTGGGCAGCGCAGTGCAACACGCGGCGCGACCAAGATATAACGCAAGGGGACAG CAATCTGCGAGGCGAAGTGAGCATTAGCTATATC AGCAGC